From a single Larimichthys crocea isolate SSNF chromosome XIII, L_crocea_2.0, whole genome shotgun sequence genomic region:
- the cacng6b gene encoding voltage-dependent calcium channel gamma-6 subunit has translation MWSNYFVQQDEEGRIGVAGAGQAGGLGGMKGGRGQRRIPKMSDSQEGKIKLAFFVAIIGVTLTVLGMGTEFWVELAQPKNFSGNQTCQMAHYGLWKGCIRTLWVADIDPERTSCGPAELPGESNCTYFKFFTSGENAVIFKKTTNKNLNLAAAILALLSLTMMAMGSICIGMSLSKGVPFFLKPASFCFILSGVLVLLSVLIFHQSVLALLSSDHSIPLHHELSWSVACVGSAGAILILGGVLFIILSLPFSPWQKCLPHKNSTT, from the exons ATGTGGTCCAACTACTTTGTACAGCAGGATGAGGAGGGTCGCATTGGGGTGGCAGGAGCTGGACAAGCTGGGGGTCTGGGTGGAATGAAAGGTGGAAGGGGACAGAGGAGGATCCCCAAAATGAGTGACAGCCAGGAGGGGAAGATCAAGCTGGCCTTTTTTGTTGCTATCATTGGTGTGACCCTGACGGTGTTGGGCATGGGGACAGAGTTTTGGGTGGAGCTGGCCCAACCAAAGAATTTCAGCGGCAACCAGACCTGCCAGATGGCCCATTATGGCCTGTGGAAGGGCTGCATCCGCACCCTATGGGTGGCTGACATAGACCCAGAGAGAACAAGCTGTGGCCCCGCTGAACTACCTGGAG AATCCAACTGCACCTACTTCAAATTCTTCACCTCTGGGGAGAATGCAGTCATATTCAAGAAGACGACTAACAAAA ATCTGAATTTAGCAGCAGCTATCTTGGCCCTCCTGAGTCTCACCATGATGGCGATGGGCTCCATCTGTATTGGCATGTCCCTCAGCAAAGGAGTGCCCTTCTTTCTCAAGCCAGCCTCCTTCTGTTTCATCCTATCAG GTGTACTggtccttctctctgtcctgatATTCCACCAGTCTGTGCTGGCCTTGCTGTCCAGTGACCACTCCATACCTTTACACCATGAGCTGTCCTGGTCCGTGGCCTGTGTGGGCTCAGCGGGAGCCATTCTTATTCTCGGAGGTGttctcttcatcatcctctcccTTCCTTTCAGCCCCTGGCAGAAATGCTTGCCACACAAGAACAGCACCACCTAG
- the cacng8b gene encoding voltage-dependent calcium channel gamma-4 subunit: protein MVCEKGIQILLTTVGAFAAFGLMTVAIGTDYWLYSRALICNSTANVTQDDPHNKDKKDPGALTHSGLWRICCLEGVKRGVCSQINHFPEDADFDHDGAEYVLRVVRASNIFPILSAILLLMGGVCIAASRFYKSKRNIILGAGILFVAAGLSNIIGVIVYISAALGDISPKKDEDKKWQYSYGWSFYFGGLSFIMAEMVGVLAVNIYIEKNKELRCRSRTDIFKSTTHAMLRLPSYRFRRRSRSSSRSTDPSRSRDPSPVGGGGGKNFGLPPSALLSQGPISVSTLPNPHSRSHTALAGGDISLYTLSRDPKLGGLPPMYGTVDRATLYQLHNCFPKDGGGGGGVMMSGTLPSLKSHNPSNSSNSNAPMPNSVGSGPPPFTSSTVDRERGMGTLDRLKGDRESNSNTLNRKTTPV, encoded by the exons ATGGTGTGTGAGAAGGGGATCCAGATCCTTCTCACCACCGTGGGGGCATTCGCTGCCTTCGGCCTGATGACGGTGGCAATAGGGACGGACTACTGGCTGTACTCCCGTGCCCTCATCTGCAACAGCACAGCCAACGTCACCCAGGATGACCCCCATAACAAGGACAAGAAGGATCCTGGGGCGCTCACCCACTCTGGACTGTGGAGGATATGCTGCCTGGaag GAGTAAAGCGAGGAGTGTGTTCTCAGATCAACCATTTCCCAGAAGATGCAGACTTTGACCATGACGGGGCAGAATACGTCCTAC GGGTAGTCAGGGCTTCCAACATTTTCCCGATCCTCAGTGCCATCCTGCTTCTGATGGGAGGGGTTTGCATTGCTGCTAGTCGTTTCTATAAAAGCAAAAGGAACATCATCCTGGGGGCAGGAATCCTCTTTGTGGCTGCAG gcctGAGTAACATAATTGGTGTGATCGTGTATATCTCGGCTGCACTGGGGGACATCTCTCCCAAGAAGGACGAGGATAAGAAGTGGCAGTATTCCTACGGTTGGTCGTTTTACTTTGGAGGCCTGTCTTTCATCATGGCCGAGATGGTGGGGGTGCTGGCTGTTAACATCTACATCGAGAAGAACAAGGAGCTGCGCTGCCGGTCACGCACCGACATTTTCAAGAGCACCACGCACGCCATGCTCCGCCTGCCCAGCTACCGCTTCCGTCGCCGCTCCCGCTCCTCATCCCGATCCACCGACCCCTCCCGCTCCCGAGACCCCTCACCCGTAGGGGGAGGTGGGGGCAAGAACTTCGGCCTGCCCCCCTCTGCGCTGCTTTCCCAGGGCCCCATCTCAGTGTCCACTTTACCAAACCCACACTCTCGCTCCCACACGGCCTTGGCTGGAGGTGACATCTCCCTCTACACGTTATCCCGCGACCCCAAACTGGGGGGTTTGCCACCCATGTATGGAACGGTGGACAGGGCCACGCTCTACCAGCTCCACAACTGCTTCCCaaaggatggaggtggaggtgggggggtgaTGATGAGTGGTACACTTCCCTCGCTTAAGTCCCACAACCCTTCCAATTCCTCCAACTCCAACGCGCCGATGCCCAACTCAGTGGGCTCCGGCCCTCCACCCTTCACCTCATCCACAGTAGACAGGGAGCGAGGGATGGGGACTCTGGACAGGCTGAAGGGAGACAGGGAGAGCAACTCTAACACCCTCAATAGGAAGACAACGCCTGTGTAG